The following DNA comes from Tachypleus tridentatus isolate NWPU-2018 chromosome 9, ASM421037v1, whole genome shotgun sequence.
TCTCTTTTCGTTTCTTTTAACCctcagttaaaataaaataaaaaataataaacttgccAATGGTTACATTCTTTATCGcaaattgtttttgaaattcttaTATAATTTTAGCCCTTAAAATTACAATGGTTAACCATTGTTGTTATCACGTATGTTAGAAACAACAAAAAGGAGTATCTTACCCTGatcaaaactataaatttattattgtggcatgagtttattgttgttacttattTTGCTTGTTACCAACTATAAGGTAGTCGTTAGTTTATTGATCATGTAGAATACAGTTAttgaatattcattttaaaaagtcTTCTTCGtattctaatatattttcaaCTTGTGTTCTATAATAGGACAGTAAATCTCTTAAGTGCCTCTTattatcttttgtttctttttgcaaACGGAGGCAATTTAATTTCTCTATGTAAGAAATAGAACCCGTTCTTACGTACCTGAGGCATAGATGTAAAAAAGCAAGTTATCTAAATATTTTCTGTAGGCTTTGTTTATCATCCTATCTTAAGTCAAacaatttttgaatttatatGAAGCCAAATCTATTACtcaattcacaattttatttagaAGACTAAATTAGTAACAATAATGTTGCACGTTTACAAACTCTACATAAATATACGTTCACTCTGGCAAGTAAAATACAACTCCAAACATCTTGCATACTGTTTTTTGTGTAACTCTTGCTGAACATTTCCCTTTTTATTAAACCAGAACAATTATTtctattaaatgtaaaacatgctGAGAAGTTAGgaattgtttcataaaaattgatgatgaaatataactttgttaaatgaaatatctCTAGGAAACTATAAAAAAAGATTCAACAACGTCTAAGGAATAATTGATGACAAATACAGCAGGCGTAAGACATCTCAAGTTGTATACCTTTTACACACTGAATAGAAAAAAGCATATGTTAATTTTCAAGCTGCGATGGAAAACAGTTGTTGatatatcttaaaaatatatgCAGTACGAACGTTTGTCTAAGCCTCCGAAAGAATTGCTTGCGTCGAGTTTTATCCTTTGTTAATGAGTGTTACTTATGGAGTACAAaaggttattaaacaaatgacCGACAAGTTACAAAGTAGAAAAGAATATTACTCAATGAACCGAACTAGAGAAGCAGGGACTAAAACAAAAGACAAATGCAAcgctttaaaatataaattgatgaCATTCCTTTACTTTAAACTGGATTCACTAGTAGTTCTTTAGACACAGCCCCAAGAAGGGGATAAAATATATTCAGGGGCAAGTTGAATGACTTTCTTGAAGAGATAGAACTTGCAGCCTAGAAATAAAGGACATTTCAGTTCATTCACTTGTCAGAAGAAATGATGATCCGAGAACTAAAATAGTAATACTTATATAATTACTTAGGATAAATAAGAAGAAAAGAACGAATACTACAGAACGTTTACTGCAAGGACTAAAGTTCAATATCAAATATGGGGGATAGAGGTTTAATTCAAGATCGTTACAATTTGAAACTTTCATTTCCGTGTGAATGCTTTACTTTGAATCTTTTGtatttgatttaattaattaaaatctttTCAGTTATTTCTAACAACAAAAGTTGTCAACACATTAGAAAAGacgtttaaaatataatgttaaaaggAGTTGCTAGTTTGATGAGTAAGGCGAAACATACCTGTTCTCCTGTATCTATTTTATGCTTTACAATTTACATGAATAAAAAATTGActcaaattaaatgaaaaaaataatactaaGATTTAACAAATTATAGctctaaatttaaaatgtttaaagtttgtttatttgtttctttgacaACTTTGCTCAGATATACACTTCAGTTATCTGCACGGAGCTGCTTTTAATTTTGAGATGATATACAAAAGGGTAGATAGTAGGTCGGTCAACAGCACGCACCCCTAACTCTTAAGTTATTTCTGTGTGATCAAATGGTGAAGTTAGACCGTCAAATTTTCTAATATAACCAGGGCTATAAAATCCAGAGCAACGTTTGCGGCAACGGGTCATGAACCATGAATTTTCAAACTCACAATTCATGAACGTTAACTGTTTTGTTACTCTCGTCACGGCCAAAAGTAAGAAACCGAGAAACAATGTAAATAcactttaataaagaaaatgttaaaaactgtgaGCTGGACCTGTCTGTGCTACATAATAATctatcaaacaaatataaaatgttacctTAGAATCATTACAAAACACATATTTGAGgagttatttataaatgtatttgttcttGAAATCTAAATGTCCATATATGCTCACTTATCCTGAATTCTTATATTATTCCATATGCAtccaatttttttaattaactgttttaaacgTTTAGCGAGCTCTGAAGCGAGAACTTAACATTACATTTACCAACATTTTAtctatgtatgtagtttttatttattttgtataaatattttgtgcacACATGCCATTTAAATTTCGCTTTCCTTACACGTTATGGACTtgaaatttttattcataatttatctATATGAAACTTTCCCATCTATAGGATGGAGCATTTCTACTTGGTTATCATAAGTAGTTTAAGAATTAATGTTACATTATTGCATACAGTTAAAATCAccaagaaaacaatttaaaacgctaaccataaaattaaaacctCTAAGTAAGCAGATAAAACCGTTATAAAGTATAGTGACATATTTcactatgttacaaaatttttactttttcttgttcctaggcagaaagtgttatttcccaattacttatgcgtaaagtaaatggaaaaaaaattctcttcaaactttgcttttgtgacctgggtaatgaaactttaaaatttaccccttttacaaaacattccaggtagattcagtgctaagtagctaatagaaaattttctcgaacttacatgAATTTTCAAGAgctttctagaatgttatagaacgTACGAGACTTTTCAAaaatcttttagaattttctagaactttccatagtaaatTTATATACAGGGGCTcgccactcaccacttcagtttagttctagctgcctaagtgaacacatagacctatctgattttatcagagatgtcaccaagaagctgcaagcattctccagacgcattctgttatgtatgtggccaatttatcaagacaagagcaaaaaagtactctatgacagcatctgctaaaatgtgtgaagcctacaaggcacatttcggcatgcctgtctgggatcaagacaaatcctgggcatctcattttacctgcgatCACTGGAAAAAACTCTataaggtaagacggacaatttttgcttgtttgaatagtaagattttatattacacaaattttagaccttttaaaatttaaatatctttttaatttccgatagaataaaaatatgacatatgaaatattttgcatgaatctattacacattagttgtggatgaaataaatttattctttataataacaattttattttgctcttttgcaggatggtacagagggaaaaagagagccatgaagttcgctcttccaagaatttggcgtgaacctactgaccattcaagcaattgctacttctgcatggtggacccttccaaacatcaggctggcaagaatgcatctgctctcatgtatccggaccttctaTCATCCATTACCTCACTGCTCTGacctccctgtacccactccaccagagaaaaagcagccatcctcagaaaaaagcagcaaatcagaagaggaggtggacgttgaagatccagataaCAAATTCATAGGTACACCTGGTGAGATAAACCCATAGTACCCCAACTAAAGAGGCCTCagtgacttgatcagagatcttggtctaacaaagtcgaatgccaagACTGTATAGgaaggctgatacgtgaaagtgatttatattacagttgcaaatcttgaaaaactactcatttctaaacatttttgtatacctttagtattaaatacatgtaaatattgattcatatgttgttttattcagaccttatgcaaatgaaaatgtgcaaatttgcccgtttttacatagaaaataggttaatttctaaatttcactatccaaatcccaaaagcaaagtttgaagggaataatggccattttctgtccttttacaacataagcaattaagaaataacacatactatccaaaaacaaaatttgtgttacatagtgttatccaACTACTTGAGAAGTGTAACcgtatttattatatatcttagtaattttcaaacagaaaaatacttataaaacaagATTACATCGTGTTAaccaaaattgataaaattaaccTTGGTTATTAAGTTCatttttcattaaacagttatgGTAAAGAGTTTTTTCTAAACTTACAGGCATAACAGCATTTATCTTTGTTATGCATTGTAAATGAGTATTAACGGTATCAGTTATAGATAAGCGTTTCTCCATTTTTACTGCTCACACGGCTTTATCATCTTGTTTCTTTGTAGAACTAAAGCACTTTCAGGGTAGgcgtttaattttcaaaatactgtttgtttgttttttaatttcgcgcaaagctacacgagggctatctgcgttagacatccctattttagcagtgtaagactagaggaaagacagctagtcatcatcatccccccgccaactcttgggctactcttttaccaacgaatagtgggattgaccgtaacattataacgccccaactgctgggaggtcgagcatgttcgatgcgaccgggattcgaacccgcgaatccgagtcgaacgccttaacacgcttggccatgctgagcccctGAGATTAGGAGTCGTGCTTCTTAAGCACCTGGTCATTCTAGGGCCCTTTTCAAAATAATCAGAACGTTTACATAATTAAAACGACCATAAAAACAAGACAAGGACAATAATTTAGAAGATATCTGCTAACGATGGCTGTATCACCTCAAGATTGTTTCATCATGCTACTTTTATACTTTATACTTAtgctttttaatgaaaaatttccaATTGAAAATGTCTCATAAAGTAATAAAGTCAGTACTGCATACTGAAATTTCTTGTAATAAATAAGATCGCGAATCAATCTACAATAAAGAAAAGCTGAACCTtcaataccgtgtttctccgaaaataagacagggcttatattaattttcactccaaaatatgacactagggcttattttcgggagatgtcttattttgatatattaaaaaaatgaagttacaaagtaaaactattaaactaaccatttaaaataaactattattaaactattaaactaactgattaatacttaaacaaactaattaactaactattaaactaattaataaattaattttttttatttctttcctcttcctgccactcttaactagggcttattttaagggtagggcttatattaaaactatccccaaaaaatcacactaggtcttattatcggagaaacacggtaattaAAACACTTTAGTTCGCCATCTAGATACCTTCACTGCTAACGATATTTTCGTccataaacatattaatatttcacaGATTTCTGTCAAATTAGAgaagtaacataattttaaattataacaacaagATAActtcataagtttaaaaaattaataataatgaacaaaacctTAGCCTGAATTGTAGTTTTGTGGTGGGATATGTATAGAAAAATTGTTCCCcctcaaaaaatatataaaaaccacATTGCCACATTTAGCTCtccatttagtttatatttaatatgttgtatTTTCACTTTCTGGAGAAATTAGCTTTGAATTTTTAACAGTTTCGACTGGGAACCCTCATTACAAAGGTAAaccatttttttcaatataaatacaatatatacttacatatatatatatatatatatatatatatacatatatactacaggaaaaataaatacaatatatacttacatatacatatatatatatatatatatatacatatatactacaggaaaaataaatacaatatatacttacatatacatatatatatatatatatatatatatatatatactacaggaaaaataaatacaatatatacttacatatacatatatatatatatatacatatatatacaggaaaataaatacaatatatacttatatatacatatatatatatatatatatacatatatatactgggaaaaataaatacaatatataattacatatacatatatatatatatatacatatatactacaggaaaaataaatacaatatataattacatatacatatatatatatatatacatatatactacaggaaaaataaatacaatgtataattatatatacatatatactgcaggaaaaataaatacaatgtatatacatatatatatacatatacactacaggaaaaataaatacaatatataattacatatacatatatatatattatactacaggaaaaataaatacaatgtataattatatatacataaatatatacatatatactgcaggaaaaataaatacaatgtataattacttatacatatatatatatacatatatactacaggaaaaataaatacaatatataattacatatatatatatatacatatacactacaggaaaaataaatacaatgtatagttacatatacatatatacttcaGGAAAAATAAATAcgatatataattacatatacatatatactacaGGAAAAACAATcgtcttttctctctctctttctcccACTTCCCCCTTTCTTTGTCGGGACGGACGAAACTTCATGGAATTTTATCCTCTCACCCCGTCTACAGCTCTCATAATaggcataaataataattataatattcaaaaattactttaAGCATTATATCCCATCTGAAAATGGAAATTTACTTATAATTATATCATACTTATCCTGTAAGGAAAACACTTCATAATCTGCTCAAATTGACTTCTCGATCTGGGTGAATTTAGCTTCAATTAATCGAAGATAAATAGCATTATGTCACACGTTATCCTTTAACTATGGTGTCGGCAATAAGAAAATGCATAAAATAATGCAACAAATTAAAGCGAATTAATTtagttaataacaaaataaataaacgacAGGGAAGCCAGTTCCATATACTGTGAGAAACAATCACGTAATCAAAGTCgcctgtatatgtatatatatgcctggaaagtggcccggcatgtccaggtgcgttaaggcgtccgactcgtaatctgagggtcgcgggttcgaatccccgtcgcaccaaacatgctcgccctttcagccgttgaggcgtgATAATATGACGgccatttccactattcgtttgtaaaaaaagagtatcccaagagttggcggtgggtggtgatgattagctgccttccctctagtcttacactgcaaaatttgggacgactagcgtagatagccctcgtgtagctttgtgcaaaattcaaaacaaaccaaaccaatccctggaaaacttaataaaaaacagaCCATGCGATGTCGAGGTCACGCCGCCTGGGTTAAAGAGCAAACAATcggaagtaataaataaataagtccAAACTCTTAAAAACTAAACGAAAAGTATGAAGTACTTGTGAATACATAAATTATCAAACTAATAAATTgacttaataaataatgaaacatcaACAGTGGTAAATCCACAACTAACAGATTAAATGTATCAGAGTACACACCAAAGTTTTATGAATTCTGTATATGGTACAGCCTCTACTGGTATTAAAATGCTTATATATCTCGGcatcaaaatgtttttgtatttaaatgataaCCTACtcatttacaatataatttatttttagaacttaaaaatatttagattcgTCAGCAGAAGTAGTgtaaaaatatctaattattcAATAAACAATGTAAGCTTCGTaacttgtttaaatttgttaacagcggtgttttaaattattttgtttttatggatTATGTGTTTTTCCaattctttaaattaatttagttttaaatatttttatgtgattatataaaagttataGAGCATTTATTTACCATATTTTCTGTTGCTACACTAAGTTTTATGAAACTGGAGAACTTTTTACTCATTAAAAATGTGTCatctctttaaaaacaaaatcattatgtTTTCATGATATCGTAAttgatagaataaaaaaaaagctaaGCAATAAAAGGAAAGCTTCCCATTACAGAATTCTGTGGTCCAGTGACGTTTTTGTATTCTGATAGAAAAACTCGAAACGATTAACATAACAAGTTTGTCTGGATATCCTTAGCTTTCAGGCACGCAAACTTCCGTGATTCAAAAGTGTTAAGCTTTGTGCacgtatatatatagtttcaatCCATTCGGCAAGCATAAATCTTTGAGCAATTTTTCCGTTAATCATGTTAGTGTTCACTTAACGTAAACGTTACTCTGAATTTCATTTGCTTTATATCGtagatatataatattttgaaagttaatattttaaggaTTCCTTTAAGTTTGATCTTATGAGCAATGAATAAACAATAATGGATTTACCgtgtattttattatcattgtaatCTGTGAACCAAACGTATTTGTTATACTGACAAACATACCTTGTTCGACTTATcgaactttatttttcaaagataGTAGTGCCGTCTTAATTATCATCTTGATATTTGAATATAGATtactattttaatgtaaatatttttgtttaagaaaatataactCGTGGTTTTGatttgatatacattttttttttttttttactttcaacagAAGAAAATGGTTTCACTGCAGGAGTTCGTTAttggtatgttttgtttgttggtaTGTGCAACAGGTAAGTTCTGTAACTAAAGCATCATAAATTACTTAAGTTAGAAAAATCGTATTGGAAATTACACTATAAATAGTTTTCAATACTATTATTAattagaaaagtaatataaatctattaaactattaaaattgttcattttaGGTTTACGATTGGATAAATAgatatacaaataatttgtttgttttagaatttcgcgtaaagctactcgagggctatctgcgctagccatccctactttagcagtgtaagactagagggaaagcagctagtcatcatcacccacagccaactcttgggctactcttttaccaacgaatagtgggattgaccgtgacattatgacgcccccacggctgaaaagacgagcatgtttggtgcgacggggatgcgaactcgcgaccctcagattacgagtcgcatgcctcaacccacctggccatgccggacccgatatataaataaatcagcttttgtttgtaattaaattttgtgaaaattaataGTAGTATTTTTGTACGCCTGGATACAATTTTAGATGTTTGATtcaattacatttaataattaaatatatcaaacCAAAATACCATGgttcaataacttattttttttaattcaaagcCATTGATTAATTATTTACCTTTCTCTACGTTTtggatatataatattttattgttttctatgtCATGAGAGTGAGGAAAGTCatcaaatttatttcagtttgattaTAATCAACATATCTCACTTTGACTagcattaaaaaattaacatttttgttaatctTGTTGACTAATaggttaatgtattttaattaatcaattcTGAGTTTAAAGCCAAGAactaattaattagaaaaataatattaataaaataaactattaaaattgttaatttttaggTTTACGATTTAAGAGGGAAGACTGTTTGATGGAACGATCTGAGAAGGTAGTACACTATTTCAATAATATCATGAACAGTATTAGCTTCAATATGCCAGAAGAAAAATGTTGTTTCAATTTGCCGCGTGATCTAGACCAGTTCCAATGCCAAAACTGTGTAGTACAGAACATGCAAACACTAACCCTCACAGAGAAACAACCTATAGAATGTAGTggaacaaacaatattatttcatttaagatGCAACTTAAAGAACCAAATGTCAAATGTGAATGCGACGCTCGGTTTATATTTAGACGAAGGGAAGGTGTGATTAATTTGAAGTTTTCAGATATAGAAGCTACTGGTCGACTTGTTGCAGACCTCAAAAATGCTGCAAGTCCTGTGGTAAAGACAACTATGTCCATATCTTCTATCAACAGACCTCGCATTACTGTCAGAGAGTGTGGAATCTGTCGTTTTCGGCAACCCttgctaaatatatttaatacggGACGAAGCAGAAGAATGGTGTCACAACAACTGAAGACTGTTCTGGAAAAAATAGTAGAGGAGAAAGCTCAAGATTTAAAGACACTCTTGCTGTGAGCCGCTAAAACAAAATGATAAGAAAGATTGAAGCCATTAGAACTATTCTGCAAACAAAAGATTACTTGGTTTgttatatttactgaaaaataatataatattgagCTTTGTTCTGgaatttttaatgtcatttaaatcAATATTGCaactatttgaaacatttttgataGCCCAAAAATAATAGCAGAGCGTTAAAACCCAAAAAGAAGCATAGACGTTTCTTATAC
Coding sequences within:
- the LOC143227061 gene encoding uncharacterized protein LOC143227061, with the translated sequence MVSLQEFVIGMFCLLVCATGLRFKREDCLMERSEKVVHYFNNIMNSISFNMPEEKCCFNLPRDLDQFQCQNCVVQNMQTLTLTEKQPIECSGTNNIISFKMQLKEPNVKCECDARFIFRRREGVINLKFSDIEATGRLVADLKNAASPVVKTTMSISSINRPRITVRECGICRFRQPLLNIFNTGRSRRMVSQQLKTVLEKIVEEKAQDLKTLLL